Proteins encoded within one genomic window of Rhinolophus sinicus isolate RSC01 linkage group LG14, ASM3656204v1, whole genome shotgun sequence:
- the CPNE3 gene encoding copine-3 yields MAAQCVTKVELNISCDNLLDKDVGSKSDPLCVLFLSTSGQQWYEVERTEKIKNCLSPKFSKTFIIDYYFEVVQKLKFGIYDIDNKTIELSDDDFLGECECTLGQIVSSKKLTRPLVLRNGRPAGKGSITISAEEIKDNRVVLFEMEARKLDNKDLFGKSDPYLEFHKQTSDGNWLMVHRTEVIKNNLNPVWRPFKISLNSLCYGDMDKTIKVECYDYDSDGSHDLIGTFQTTMTKLKEASRNSPIEFECINEKKRQKKKSYKNSGVISVKHCEITVECTFLDYIMGGCQLNFTVGVDFTGSNGDPRSPDSLHYISPNGVNEYLTAIWSVGLVVQDYDADKMFPAFGFGAQIPPQWQVSHEFPMNFNPSNPFCKGIQGIIEAYRACLPQIKLYGPTNFSPIINHVAKFAAAAAQQRTASQYFVLLIITDGVITDLDETRQALVNAAKLPMSVIIVGVGGADFSAMEFLDSDGGSLRSPSGEAAIRDIVQFVPFRQFQNAPKEALAQCVLAEVPQQVVGYFNTYKLLPPNSAAAK; encoded by the exons ATGGCTGCCCAGTGCGTGACGAAGGTGGAGCTCAACATCTCCTGTGACAACCTTCTGGACAAAGACGTGGGGTCCAAGTCGGACCCTTTGTGCGTGCTGTTTTTGAGTACGAGCGGGCAACAGTGGTATGAG GTTGAGCGCACAGAAAAGATTAAGAATTGCTTGAGTCCCAAATTTTCCAAGACATTTATTATTGACTACTACTTTGAAGTGGTTCAGAAGTTGAAATTCGGCATTTACGACATCGACAACAAAACTATCGAGCTGAGCGACGACGACTTCTTAGGCGAGTGTGAATGCACCCTTGGACAA ATTGTTTCCAGCAAGAAGCTGACCCGACCTCTGGTGCTGAGAAATGGCCGACCCGCCGGGAAGGGCAGCATTACG ATTTCAGctgaagaaataaaggataacCGAGTGGTCTTGTTTGAAATGGAAGCAAGAAAACTGGATAATAAG gatCTCTTTGGAAAGTCAGATCCATACCTGGAATTTCACAAGCAGACATCTGATGGGAATTGGCTCATGGTCCATCGGACAGAG GTTATTAAAAACAACTTGAATCCTGTTTGGAGGCCTTTTAAAATCTCACTTAACTCACTGTGCTATGGAGATATGGACAAAACTATTAAG GTAGAGTGCTATGATTATGACAGTGATGGATCACATGATCTCATTGGAACATTTCAGACCACCATGACCAAACTGAAAGAAGCCTCCAGGAACTCACCG ATTGAAtttgaatgcataaatgaaaaaaagagacaaaagaagaaaagctacAAGAATTCAGGTGTCATCAGTGTGAAACACTGTGAG ATCACAGTGGAATGCACGTTCCTGGACTATATCATGGGAGGATGTCAGCTGAATTTTACT GTGGGGGTGGACTTCACTGGCTCCAATGGAGACCCCCGGTCTCCTGACTCCCTTCATTACATCAGCCCCAACGGCGTGAATGAGTACCTGACCGCCATCTGGTCTGTGGGACTGGTCGTTCAGGATTATGATGC cgATAAGATGTTTCCAGCTTTTGGTTTTGGCGCTCAGATACCTCCTCAGTGGCAG GTTTCACATGAATTTCCCATGAACTTTAATCCATCCAACCCCTTCTGTAAAG GAATCCAGGGCATTATAGAGGCGTATCGGGCCTGCCTGCCTCAGATAAAGCTCTACGGACCAACCAATTTTTCTCCAATCATCAATCACGTGGCCAAGTTTGCTGCTGCAGCCGCTCAGCAGCGCACAGCTTCT CAATACTTCGTGCTCCTCATCATCACTGACGGTGTGATCACGGACCTCGACGAGACCAGACAGGCTCTGGTTAATGCTGCCAAGCTGCCCATGTCCGTCATCATCGTCGGGGTGGGCGGTGCCGACTTCAGCGCCATGGAGTTTCTCGACAGTGACGGGGGCAGTCTGCGCTCCCCGTCGGGCGAGGCGGCCATCAGAGACATCGTCCAGTTCGTGCCTTTCAGACAGTTCCAGAAC